The Akkermansia muciniphila genome contains a region encoding:
- a CDS encoding ATP-binding cassette domain-containing protein yields the protein MAFLELDHVSVVFPAVQGLLSSRKPAPVVAVDGVSLSVERGEILGLVGESGCGKSTLSRTVMLLQKPTEGRIWLEGEELTALSPSEVRKRRPDFQMVFQDPYASLNPRFTVYATLKEALECRSRKRSFSQMRDAVAELMERVGLNPSLMRKYPHEFSGGQRQRVAIARALAPEPRLVIADEPVSALDVSIQSQILNLLISLARDLNLTMIFISHDLSVVHYIADRIAVMRKGRIVEYGEAEQVFSSPAHEYTQALLAAVPRL from the coding sequence ATGGCTTTTCTGGAACTGGATCATGTGAGCGTTGTCTTTCCTGCGGTGCAGGGGCTTCTCTCCTCCCGTAAACCGGCGCCCGTGGTGGCGGTGGACGGGGTATCCCTGTCCGTAGAGCGCGGGGAAATCCTGGGCCTGGTGGGGGAATCCGGCTGTGGCAAGTCCACGCTGTCCCGGACGGTCATGCTGCTCCAGAAGCCCACGGAGGGCCGCATTTGGCTGGAAGGAGAAGAGTTGACCGCTCTGTCCCCTTCCGAGGTCAGGAAGCGCCGTCCGGATTTCCAGATGGTTTTCCAGGACCCTTACGCCTCCCTGAATCCGCGTTTCACCGTGTACGCCACGCTGAAGGAGGCTCTGGAATGCCGTTCCCGCAAGCGTTCCTTTTCCCAGATGAGGGATGCCGTGGCGGAACTGATGGAGCGGGTGGGACTGAATCCCTCCCTGATGCGGAAGTATCCGCATGAATTTTCCGGGGGACAGCGGCAGCGCGTCGCCATTGCGCGCGCCCTGGCACCGGAGCCCAGGCTGGTCATTGCGGATGAACCCGTTTCCGCGCTGGACGTCTCCATCCAGTCCCAGATTTTAAATCTCCTCATCTCCCTGGCCCGTGACTTGAACCTGACCATGATTTTCATTTCCCATGACTTGTCCGTGGTTCATTACATTGCGGACCGTATTGCCGTGATGCGCAAAGGCCGCATTGTCGAGTACGGGGAGGCGGAGCAGGTGTTCTCCTCCCCTGCCCATGAGTATACACAGGCATTGCTGGCTGCCGTGCCGCGACTGTAG
- the tsf gene encoding translation elongation factor Ts, with translation MAEITAALVKALRDKTDAGMMDCKKALNECNGDMDAAVKYLREKGIAKAAAKADRDAKEGVIRAAVAPCGCSGIILELNCETDFCAKGDKFQGLVNDVAKALMDSKAATLEEALQVAMPEGSTEEYIKAMCSSIGENMALRKFARLTADGTGTVVSYIHMGGKVGVLLSIKAGKEETVKSDAFKALAKDLTLHIAAAAPKSVSSDSLDPSFVAEEQEIAKQQLIQEGKPEHLLEKILPGKLKALYAQSCLLNQVFVKDPAGKMTVEALLNQVGKELGDEITVVSFVRYQLGA, from the coding sequence ATGGCAGAAATTACTGCAGCTCTCGTCAAGGCCCTCCGTGACAAAACGGACGCCGGCATGATGGATTGCAAGAAGGCCCTCAACGAATGCAACGGCGACATGGACGCCGCCGTGAAGTATCTCCGCGAAAAGGGCATTGCCAAGGCCGCCGCCAAGGCTGACCGCGATGCCAAGGAAGGCGTGATCCGCGCCGCCGTGGCCCCCTGCGGCTGCTCCGGCATCATCCTTGAACTCAACTGTGAAACGGACTTCTGCGCCAAGGGCGACAAGTTCCAGGGCCTGGTGAACGACGTTGCCAAGGCTCTCATGGATTCCAAGGCCGCTACGCTGGAGGAAGCCCTCCAGGTGGCTATGCCGGAAGGTTCCACGGAAGAATACATCAAGGCCATGTGCAGCTCCATCGGTGAAAACATGGCTCTGCGCAAGTTCGCCCGCCTGACGGCGGACGGCACCGGCACCGTGGTCTCCTACATCCACATGGGCGGCAAGGTAGGCGTTCTCCTGTCCATCAAGGCCGGCAAGGAAGAAACCGTCAAGTCTGACGCGTTCAAGGCCCTGGCCAAGGACCTTACCCTGCACATCGCCGCCGCCGCTCCCAAGAGCGTCAGCTCCGACAGCCTGGACCCCTCCTTCGTAGCCGAGGAACAGGAAATCGCCAAGCAGCAGCTCATTCAGGAAGGCAAGCCCGAACACCTGCTGGAAAAGATTCTTCCCGGCAAGCTGAAGGCCCTGTATGCCCAGTCCTGCCTGCTGAACCAGGTGTTTGTGAAGGACCCTGCCGGAAAGATGACGGTGGAAGCCCTGCTCAATCAGGTCGGCAAGGAACTCGGCGACGAAATTACCGTCGTCTCCTTCGTCCGCTACCAGCTCGGCGCGTAA
- the rpsB gene encoding 30S ribosomal protein S2 — translation MINDLINQMVEAGVHLGHQTRKWHPSMKKYLLKDKAGIHIINLEETEKCLDKACSFLADLARRNKKILFVGCKRQAQEAVREAAEATGQYYVNHRWLGGMLTNMSTIRKSIERLAYLEGIEKTPEFKSMSKKELAALDRERQKLERNLQGIRNMGGAPDAMVAIGADHEDIAIREAHRLNIPVCVLVDTNADPKEIDFPIPGNDDAVRSIRLVLDCIVKAINEGKGAPAEA, via the coding sequence ATGATTAATGATCTGATTAACCAGATGGTTGAAGCCGGTGTTCATTTGGGCCACCAAACCCGCAAATGGCACCCCAGCATGAAGAAGTACCTTCTCAAGGACAAGGCCGGTATCCATATCATCAACCTTGAGGAAACGGAAAAATGCCTGGACAAGGCTTGCTCCTTCCTGGCCGATCTGGCACGCCGCAACAAGAAGATTCTCTTCGTCGGCTGCAAGCGCCAGGCCCAGGAAGCCGTCCGCGAAGCCGCGGAAGCCACTGGTCAGTACTACGTCAACCATCGCTGGCTGGGCGGCATGCTCACCAACATGAGCACGATCCGCAAGAGCATCGAACGCCTTGCCTACCTTGAAGGGATTGAAAAGACCCCGGAATTCAAGAGCATGTCCAAGAAGGAACTGGCCGCTCTGGACCGCGAACGCCAGAAGCTGGAACGCAACCTCCAGGGTATCCGCAACATGGGCGGCGCTCCGGACGCCATGGTAGCCATCGGTGCCGATCATGAAGACATCGCCATCCGTGAAGCCCATCGCCTGAACATCCCCGTCTGCGTGCTGGTTGACACCAACGCCGACCCGAAGGAAATTGACTTCCCGATTCCCGGCAACGACGACGCCGTCCGTTCCATCCGCCTGGTGCTTGACTGCATTGTCAAGGCCATCAACGAAGGCAAGGGCGCTCCCGCCGAAGCCTGA
- a CDS encoding MATE family efflux transporter: MTKTLTSGNPAKLIFLFTIPLLIGNLFQQFYNMADTLIVGRTLGVEALAAVGCTGGLMFFILGFVIGFTAGLAIITAQRFGAGRRRAVRRSFAVCIVLSSVMTVLLTAVSVVFARPVLELLQTPPEILDAAHAYIIVISWGIGAAMLFNLLSNVLRALGDSRTPLYFLVLACVLNIALDLALILRFGMGPAGAAVATVVSQLVAGLCCAAYVFKKFPILRLTRADWNMSRRYLWAHIRVALPMGFQASIIAMGAILVQFALNRLGAQSVAAFSAAQKIDMVATLPMMSFGITMATYVAQNYGARNLARIRQGVLQCNLMSVGFSIAVAAVNIAWGPELIRLFVGDGEKEVVSLAQTYLNINASMYWVLALLFVFRYTLQGLGQSVVPTFAGVMELCMRALAAIILARYLGFTGASMASPAAWIGSCVPLAIAYYFTSRKMMRSMKQTFPPCCEEEPEAVRQAV, translated from the coding sequence ATGACCAAGACCCTGACAAGCGGCAATCCCGCCAAATTGATTTTCCTGTTTACCATACCCCTGCTGATCGGCAATCTGTTCCAGCAGTTTTACAACATGGCGGACACCCTGATCGTGGGCCGCACGCTGGGCGTGGAGGCGCTGGCGGCGGTAGGCTGCACGGGAGGGCTGATGTTCTTCATCCTCGGCTTCGTCATCGGGTTTACGGCGGGGCTGGCCATCATCACGGCACAGCGCTTCGGCGCCGGACGCAGGCGTGCGGTGCGGCGCAGCTTTGCCGTCTGCATCGTCCTGAGCTCCGTCATGACCGTCCTGCTGACGGCTGTCAGCGTCGTCTTTGCCCGTCCGGTGCTGGAACTGCTGCAAACGCCGCCGGAAATCCTGGATGCGGCCCATGCCTATATTATCGTCATCTCCTGGGGCATCGGCGCGGCCATGCTGTTCAACCTCCTTTCCAACGTGCTACGCGCCCTGGGGGACAGCCGGACGCCCCTTTATTTCCTGGTTCTGGCCTGCGTGCTGAACATCGCGCTGGACCTGGCGCTGATCCTGCGGTTCGGCATGGGGCCTGCGGGCGCGGCCGTCGCCACCGTAGTCTCCCAGCTCGTTGCGGGGCTGTGCTGTGCCGCTTACGTCTTTAAAAAGTTCCCCATTCTCCGGCTGACCCGGGCGGACTGGAACATGAGCCGCCGCTACCTCTGGGCCCACATCCGCGTGGCCCTTCCCATGGGGTTCCAGGCCTCCATCATCGCCATGGGGGCCATTCTGGTGCAGTTTGCCCTCAACCGGCTGGGGGCGCAGTCGGTGGCCGCTTTCAGCGCGGCCCAGAAAATTGACATGGTAGCCACGCTGCCCATGATGTCCTTCGGCATCACGATGGCTACGTACGTGGCGCAGAATTACGGAGCCAGGAACCTGGCGCGCATCCGGCAGGGCGTTCTCCAGTGCAATCTGATGTCCGTGGGGTTCAGCATCGCCGTAGCGGCCGTCAACATTGCCTGGGGGCCTGAACTGATCAGGCTGTTCGTGGGAGACGGCGAAAAGGAAGTCGTCAGCCTGGCCCAGACCTACCTGAACATCAACGCCTCCATGTACTGGGTACTGGCGCTCCTCTTCGTCTTCCGGTATACGCTTCAGGGGCTGGGCCAGAGCGTTGTGCCCACCTTCGCGGGCGTCATGGAGCTGTGCATGCGCGCCCTGGCCGCGATCATCCTGGCGCGCTACCTGGGCTTTACGGGCGCCAGCATGGCGAGCCCCGCCGCCTGGATAGGCTCCTGCGTGCCGCTCGCCATCGCCTATTACTTCACCAGCAGAAAGATGATGCGGTCCATGAAGCAGACCTTTCCGCCATGTTGTGAGGAAGAACCGGAAGCCGTCCGGCAGGCCGTGTAA
- a CDS encoding CbiX/SirB N-terminal domain-containing protein: protein MPRKIYTLYVSYDEAGAELRQHLADGLRARSPNHAPVWQASFRDMEAADLPPGDGVVRVYPLFMQSGWTVTEALPEKLRALYAERGLSPELEFKPVWGAGEGVENFHGVIGAALAKELEPGTSLLLVAHGVVGKELPPEPAGFLRALRPWLQPQVKDMALAYFGASPSVEEVLPRLKGNRIVVLPFLIGEGKHVREDMPSPELAAKFGKELTVLPPIGAFYLQKAREYWGREHSGFSARACD from the coding sequence ATGCCCAGAAAGATTTACACGTTATACGTCTCCTATGATGAGGCGGGGGCCGAACTGCGGCAGCATCTGGCCGATGGCCTCCGGGCGCGGAGCCCGAACCATGCTCCCGTTTGGCAGGCTTCCTTCAGGGACATGGAAGCGGCTGACCTGCCGCCGGGCGACGGAGTGGTCCGGGTTTATCCGCTTTTTATGCAGAGCGGCTGGACGGTGACGGAGGCGCTCCCGGAAAAATTGCGTGCCCTGTATGCGGAACGCGGCCTATCCCCGGAATTGGAATTCAAGCCGGTCTGGGGGGCCGGAGAAGGTGTGGAAAACTTCCACGGCGTTATTGGTGCCGCCCTCGCGAAGGAGCTGGAGCCGGGTACGTCCCTGCTGCTTGTGGCGCATGGGGTGGTGGGGAAGGAACTGCCCCCGGAGCCGGCCGGATTTCTGCGGGCGCTCCGCCCCTGGTTGCAGCCGCAGGTGAAGGACATGGCTCTGGCGTATTTCGGCGCTTCCCCCTCCGTGGAGGAGGTGCTTCCACGATTGAAAGGGAACAGGATCGTAGTGCTGCCGTTCCTGATTGGGGAAGGAAAGCATGTGAGGGAGGACATGCCTTCTCCGGAACTGGCGGCAAAGTTTGGCAAGGAACTTACGGTTTTACCTCCCATTGGCGCGTTTTATTTGCAGAAGGCGCGGGAATACTGGGGAAGGGAACATTCCGGGTTTTCCGCAAGGGCCTGTGATTGA
- the kdsA gene encoding 3-deoxy-8-phosphooctulonate synthase — protein sequence MSFYIQSVEIGGPRPFYLLGPCSLECESFVWEMARSIKSIAENLDIPLIFKASYDKANRTSITSFRGPGVREGCRILSEIGKELKIPVVTDVHTAQEAEVAAEYVDLLQIPAFLCRQTDLLEACAKSGRPVNIKKGQFLAPWDTVNIGEKMRAFGCDKFMMCERGTSFGYNNLVVDMRSLYWMKQEGFPVVFDATHAVQRPGGLGGTTGGDSELAPVLASAAMATGSIDGVFMEVHKDPSKALSDGPNQIPLHLLEGVLKRLQSIHQAVQS from the coding sequence ATGTCGTTTTATATTCAATCCGTTGAAATCGGCGGCCCCCGGCCGTTCTACCTTCTGGGCCCCTGCTCCCTGGAATGCGAATCCTTCGTCTGGGAGATGGCCCGCTCCATCAAGTCCATCGCGGAAAACCTGGATATTCCCCTTATCTTCAAGGCCTCCTACGACAAGGCCAACAGGACTTCCATCACCTCTTTCCGGGGTCCCGGCGTCCGGGAAGGCTGCCGCATCCTGTCAGAAATAGGGAAGGAATTAAAAATTCCCGTGGTCACGGACGTGCATACGGCCCAGGAAGCGGAAGTTGCCGCCGAATATGTGGACCTGCTCCAAATTCCCGCCTTCCTGTGCCGCCAGACGGACCTTCTGGAAGCCTGCGCCAAGAGCGGGCGCCCCGTGAATATCAAGAAAGGCCAGTTCCTGGCTCCGTGGGATACCGTGAACATCGGGGAAAAGATGCGCGCCTTCGGCTGTGACAAGTTCATGATGTGCGAACGCGGCACCTCCTTCGGCTACAACAATCTGGTGGTGGACATGCGCTCCCTGTACTGGATGAAGCAGGAAGGCTTCCCCGTCGTATTTGACGCCACCCACGCAGTCCAGCGGCCCGGCGGCCTGGGCGGAACCACGGGAGGGGACAGTGAGCTGGCCCCTGTGCTGGCGTCCGCCGCCATGGCGACGGGCAGCATTGACGGCGTGTTCATGGAAGTGCACAAGGATCCGTCCAAAGCGCTTTCCGACGGTCCCAACCAAATCCCCCTCCACCTGCTTGAAGGAGTGCTGAAACGCCTTCAGTCCATCCATCAGGCGGTTCAGTCATGA
- a CDS encoding LPS export ABC transporter periplasmic protein LptC — MMKLLSTCILATAMHGMAAQADTSLPAATPFAGVDKKLPMLELLPVGKVLPKVSLSRYEGPRLSMLLTASSVTVAAPQEIAASILNIYLYGKDSQTSRLFTRAASYFLDKKLVVSRTETTLKEENISARGTGLYLDTDIKRGIILGPVQTTIRTDHRNK, encoded by the coding sequence ATGATGAAATTATTGTCCACATGCATTCTGGCGACGGCCATGCACGGCATGGCGGCGCAGGCGGATACCAGCCTGCCCGCAGCCACGCCTTTCGCCGGGGTGGACAAGAAGTTGCCTATGCTGGAGCTCCTGCCCGTGGGCAAGGTACTGCCCAAGGTGAGCCTGTCACGTTATGAAGGCCCGCGCCTTTCCATGCTGCTGACCGCGTCAAGCGTGACGGTAGCCGCCCCGCAGGAAATCGCAGCCAGCATCCTGAATATTTACCTGTACGGGAAGGACAGCCAGACTTCCCGGCTTTTCACCAGGGCCGCGTCCTACTTTCTGGACAAAAAACTGGTTGTCTCCCGTACGGAAACCACTCTCAAGGAAGAGAATATCTCCGCCCGGGGAACCGGCCTTTACCTGGATACCGATATCAAGAGAGGCATCATCCTGGGCCCCGTCCAAACAACCATCCGCACGGATCACCGCAACAAGTAA
- a CDS encoding LptA/OstA family protein, translating to MKKLSSLLLALTGGLACGATDGVPAHIVQPLPKELDPRLEPPLTPPSNIVRPMTAEETARRNQELAPVPAAHLKEDGEKAINTYNEQEKAVDGQIQEFRQKHQVTGNSAAPAAETAPAAPDPEESFMRSNSANNLYSVDCDGDLYFDMEEGVLVFMKNVRVRNPNLSMDCADHLKIYAEFVPKKPGDKKPSERKQEKEKEKAGEKEGEKPQVALPNGGNFDYNSIKTVAASGNVRASYTNKEGETSNAQADKITYNAKTGEIILTGSPVIITPDAIIKNPNKNAFIRVYSNGNMYSSRGTKTTFRHIDKKLSDQEKQKTNRKS from the coding sequence ATGAAGAAACTTTCCTCCCTGCTGCTCGCCCTGACCGGGGGCCTTGCCTGCGGCGCCACTGACGGCGTCCCGGCCCACATCGTCCAGCCCCTGCCTAAGGAACTGGATCCCCGCCTGGAACCGCCCCTGACTCCTCCCTCCAACATCGTGCGCCCCATGACGGCGGAAGAAACCGCCCGGAGAAACCAGGAGCTGGCCCCCGTTCCGGCTGCGCACCTGAAGGAAGACGGGGAGAAGGCGATCAACACCTACAATGAGCAGGAAAAGGCCGTTGACGGGCAGATCCAGGAGTTCCGGCAAAAGCACCAAGTCACCGGCAATTCCGCCGCCCCGGCAGCGGAAACCGCCCCCGCTGCGCCCGATCCGGAAGAAAGCTTCATGCGCTCCAACTCCGCAAACAACCTGTACTCCGTGGATTGTGACGGGGACCTGTACTTTGACATGGAAGAAGGCGTGCTGGTGTTCATGAAAAACGTCCGGGTGCGCAACCCCAACCTTTCCATGGACTGCGCGGACCACCTGAAGATTTATGCGGAGTTCGTTCCCAAAAAGCCGGGCGACAAAAAGCCTTCCGAACGCAAGCAGGAGAAGGAAAAGGAAAAAGCCGGAGAAAAAGAGGGAGAGAAGCCCCAGGTGGCCCTCCCCAACGGCGGCAACTTTGACTATAACTCCATTAAAACCGTCGCGGCTTCCGGCAACGTGAGAGCCAGCTATACCAATAAGGAAGGGGAAACCAGCAATGCCCAGGCGGACAAGATCACTTATAACGCCAAAACCGGGGAAATCATCCTGACAGGCTCCCCGGTGATCATCACGCCGGACGCCATCATCAAGAATCCGAACAAGAACGCCTTCATCCGCGTGTACTCAAACGGAAACATGTACAGCAGCCGGGGAACCAAGACCACGTTCCGCCACATAGATAAAAAACTTTCCGACCAGGAAAAACAGAAAACCAACCGCAAGTCGTGA
- the lptB gene encoding LPS export ABC transporter ATP-binding protein produces the protein MSSFHSSPLLSAEGICKTYKTRTVVDQVSLKVGHGEIVGLLGPNGAGKTTSFYMVAGLVRPDEGRVIFADENITELPMNLRARRGMGYLPQEESIFRKLSVEDNLLAILQTRKDMTSRQQKDRAVELMDRFGITKLRRSMAIQLSGGEKRRLTIARALATNPKLLMLDEPFSGVDPIAVSDIQKIVMELRDTDGLSILITDHNVRETLHIVDRAYILFEGKVIKHGTSEEIASDPIARKQYLGDQFRM, from the coding sequence GTGAGTTCCTTCCACTCCTCCCCTTTGCTGAGCGCCGAAGGCATCTGCAAAACCTATAAGACGCGCACGGTCGTGGACCAGGTCAGCCTGAAGGTGGGCCACGGCGAAATCGTGGGCCTGCTGGGACCCAACGGCGCGGGAAAAACCACCTCCTTTTACATGGTGGCCGGCCTCGTGCGCCCGGATGAGGGACGCGTCATTTTTGCGGATGAGAATATCACGGAACTGCCCATGAACCTGCGCGCCAGGCGCGGCATGGGCTACCTGCCGCAGGAGGAATCCATCTTCCGCAAGCTTTCCGTGGAAGACAACCTCCTGGCCATTCTCCAGACCCGCAAGGACATGACCTCCCGCCAGCAGAAGGACCGCGCCGTGGAGCTGATGGACCGCTTCGGCATCACCAAGCTGCGCCGCTCCATGGCCATCCAGCTTTCCGGCGGGGAAAAGAGGCGGCTGACCATCGCCCGCGCCCTCGCCACCAATCCAAAGCTGCTGATGCTGGACGAGCCGTTCAGCGGGGTGGACCCCATTGCCGTTTCAGACATCCAGAAGATCGTCATGGAACTGCGGGACACGGACGGCCTTTCCATCCTGATCACGGACCACAACGTGCGGGAAACCCTCCACATCGTGGACCGCGCCTACATCCTGTTTGAAGGGAAAGTGATCAAGCACGGCACTTCAGAGGAAATCGCCAGTGACCCCATCGCCCGCAAGCAGTACCTGGGCGACCAGTTCCGCATGTAA